One segment of Clavelina lepadiformis chromosome 2, kaClaLepa1.1, whole genome shotgun sequence DNA contains the following:
- the LOC143446684 gene encoding uncharacterized protein LOC143446684 isoform X1, with translation MKDTESVSPIMTPERLEHDDVHDEEPRERSRGRRRTAREIAHMFEQLKQRHMARKQEWQQEKEELLRQAAVGEDSKRILSDLKVILEDLRVELRSEENKRRNAEEEHIRGRKEWEAEEMRLIKIINNLEAQIRGDLKSDKHLADEIELLKSRLIDRERDLESYQKLNSEMQDQMRDQQQDFDKEKQNLMEKHEGERRNWTRARQVMLDKIESLTAQKNLSRSSSFPLHGSHIASPLSDDQSASVTSLVTSGRTSREDRNETENQSCAGSSTYNNFQRTVDQALKQIEKISQDLNTTEVEKTTEPPKKQLPAPGINPTLNKSPSPSTHTRTRSVSLDHSHMSRVRAGSGRFSHSPVDSDLRRSSASNYSGQHRKPTSREASSESSLPKSSQKKSRLASGVYAPSKAAAPGVESPLASSSNSCSLPMFTESGTDSSPSNLQGIHDGEVKSPVTKILSPPKQVKKRSFVKVEKCYRKLPEPTSIKQSVPAKKLPNLHQKLLFRESTKPVSSKISEKVSVATDAKIPDIVVKTDDTDPSMENKMLKLHTSYFSPNKGYVKGLGKTKPSPRPEAQTESLNQTKRQSPTAKNFVTEQSSSTPAAKTVDVNRSARGRDKNTSCHHDFVDPEVEQESFQNQEIEVPPPVRPKPSVTIEKDAKGNLLRVITDPRYQRQHSPSVERNAGQGKARRRSSGGNRDLSPLVPLTTVTHADVPKSSSVRTTESRGCEKPPGKESLGARGKSWIKKTLSFLDPPAKDVRELGKEESFTKHGKRETRSRSKNRSSSLRRGEERRKLLIVTSSDESDDTKSKEKPRWRDAKNDQNGKDFRSEGRSRTKKYSRSKTDNPREIKSLLLKFRSSHFNPKKPVVLRQFERKLLENEVRTLEDDGKELENGSKKHPAKADERMITKRKDCNEDDGYSGEDELDDHRKTEKSKEKKVVTKASVTLTRTPSIPSLQERNPLKVSSKPRHYKSLVDLRYSSCFKDAVEEEEFEKPSKAMQLSPIESLPESLPRRSPHQYIRTTLPAYKSQSSGGTSPGSASPDKRSPPVGLESGNHFVREAVSRLSLPPGSRREPKEKRLSWSSASPLVHVDGTAWRDTVISSASLNTGLKKSDLNGSTSASAETPEPPEKLSAYNLAPARSGGPRRFMSEEMKRKTANLERALRHEPNTLKSRRYVRSKTQPVHPLTSSSEENDGDDVSESRAMTRSTSMPPEEFSRQELHVTVPGLTSRFKKPVLSNRRLPSRWKKNE, from the exons ATGAAAGACACAGAAAGCGTAAGTCCAATTATGACACCAGAAAGGTTAGAGCATGATGACGTACACGATGAAGAACCACGTGAAAG ATCTCGCGGTAGACGGAGAACAGCGCGAGAGATCGCGCACATGTTCGAGCAGCTCAAGCAGAGACATATGGCTCGGAAGCAGGAGTGGCAGCAGGAGAAGGAGGAGCTTCTCAGGCAAGCAGCAGTG GGTGAGGATAGCAAGCGGATTTTGTCTGATTTGAAGGTTATTTTGGAGGATTTGCGGGTGGAGCTCCGCAGTGAGGAAAACAAAAGGCGGAACGCGGAGGAGGAGCACATCCGGGGAAGAAAGGAGTGGGAAGCGGAAGAGATGagattaataaaaattataaacaat ctTGAAGCACAAATACGCGGAGACTTAAAAAGCGATAAACATCTCGCGGACGAGATCGAATTGTTAAAATCTCGACTCATCGATCGCGAACGCGACTTGGAAAGTTATCAGAAGTTGAACTCCGAGATGCAGGATCAGATGCGAGATCAGCAGCAGGATTTCGACAAAGAGAAGCAAAACCTGATGGAAAAACACGAAGGCGAACGAAGAAACTGGACCAGGGCAAGACAAGTCATGCTGGATAAGATCGAATCG CTGACAGCGCAAAAGAATCTTTCGCGTTCAAGTTCTTTTCCACTGCATGGGAGCCATATTGCGTCACCGCTATCTGATGACCAATCGGCGAGTGTAACGTCACTGGTCACAAGCGGGCGAACATCAAGGGAGGACCGA AATGAGACTGAAAATCAATCGTGCGCCGGTTCATCGACTTACAACAACTTCCAGAGAACCGTGGACCAG GCTCTAAAGCAAATCGAAAAAATTAGCCAAGACTTAAACACCACCGAAGTTGAAAAAACCACCGAACCACCGAAAAAACAACTCCCAGCTCCAGGGATTAACCCGACCTTGAACAAATCGCCTTCTCCATCCACTCACACCAGAACGCGTTCTGTATCCCTGGATCACTCCCACATGAGTCGCGTGAGAGCTGGAAGTGGACGATTTTCACACTCTCCTGTCGATTCTGATCTGCGACGGTCATCTGCGTCGAACTACTCAGGCCAGCATCGAAAACCTACCAGCCGGGAAGCCTCAAGCGAGTCAAGTTTACCGAAGAGTAGCCAGAAGAAATCGCGACTGGCATCTGGCGTTTATGCGCCATCAAAGGCGGCCGCGCCTGGTGTTGAAAGTCCATTGGCATCATCATCGAACAGCTGTAGTTTGCCGATGTTCACAGAAAGCGGAACAGACTCGTCACCTTCAAACCTCCAAGGTATTCACGATGGTGAAGTCAAATCTCCGGTTACCAAGATTCTTTCTCCTCCAAAACAAGTCAAGAAGAGATCTTTTGTCAAAGTGGAGAAGTGCTATAGAAAGTTACCTGAGCCAACGTCCATAAAACAATCTGTTCCGGCCAAGAAACTCCCCAATCTGCATCAGAAACTCTTGTTCAGAGAATCGACGAAACCTGTCAGCAGTAAGATTAGCGAGAAAGTTTCTGTTGCCACGGATGCGAAGATACCTGATATAGTTGTCAAGACAGATGACACAGATCCAAGCATGGAGaataaaatgttaaagctCCATACTTCGTACTTCAGTCCCAATAAGGGCTACGTCAAAGGACTTGGAAAAACAAAGCCATCACCTCGGCCTGAAGCTCAAACAGAATCTCTAAATCAAACCAAGCGCCAATCTCCGACGGCAAAAAACTTTGTGACAGAACAATCTTCTTCGACGCCTGCAGCTAAAACAGTTGACGTTAATCGCTCAGCCAGAGGACGAGATAAAAACACAAGTTGTCACCACGACTTTGTTGATCCGGAAGTAGAACAGGAGTCATTCCAAAACCAGGAAATAGAAGTTCCTCCACCGGTTCGCCCGAAACCTAGCGTAACCATTGAGAAAGACGCCAAAGGAAACCTACTGCGAGTAATCACCGACCCGAGGTATCAGCGCCAGCACTCACCGTCTGTGGAGAGAAACGCTGGACAGGGAAAAGCGCGACGAAGATCTAGCGGAGGAAATCGGGATCTCTCTCCTCTTGTTCCTCTCACAACTGTCACTCACGCTGATGTCCCTAAATCTTCATCTGTGCGAACCACGGAAAGTCGTGGATGCGAAAAACCTCCTGGTAAAGAAAGTCTTGGAGCAAGAGGAAAGAGCTGGATCAAGAAAACGCTTTCCTTCCTGGATCCTCCTGCGAAAGATGTCAGGGAGTTGGGGAAAGAAGAGTCATTCACCAAACATGGGAAACGAGAAACAAGATCTAGAAGCAAGAATCGATCCTCATCCTTGCGAAGAGGTGAGGAGAGAAGAAAGTtattgattgtgacgtcatctgacGAAAGTGACGACACAAAGAGCAAGGAGAAGCCAAGGTGGCGAGATGCTAAAAATGATCAGAATGGAAAGGATTTTAGATCAGAGGGAAGATCGAGAACTAAGAAATACTCCAGGAGCAAAACAGACAATCCCCGCGAGATTAAGAGCCTGCTCTTGAAGTTCCGATCTTCACATTTCAATCCGAAGAAACCGGTGGTTTTAAGACAATTTGAGCGGAAGTTGCTGGAAAATGAAGTCCGTACTCTGGAAGATGACGGGAAGGAACTAGAGAACGGATCAAAGAAGCATCCAGCCAAGGCTGATGAGAGAATGATTACAAAGAGGAAAGATTGCAATGAGGATGATGGTTACAGCGGTGAAGACGAGCTGGATGACCATcgtaaaactgaaaaaagcaAGGAAAAGAAAGTCGTCACAAAGGCCTCTGTTACATTGACCAGAACTCCGTCTATACCGTCACTGCAGGAGAGAAATCCTCTGAAAGTTTCATCAAAACCACGACATTATAAAAGTTTAGTTGATCTACGGTATTCAAGCTGTTTCAAAGATGCTGTAGAAGAGGAAGAATTTGAAAAGCCATCCAAAGCGATGCAATTATCTCCTATTGAATCACTTCCGGAATCTTTACCGCGTAGATCCCCGCATCAATACATTCGAACCACGCTCCCCGCGTACAAGTCACAAAGCTCGGGTGGAACCAGCCCCGGTTCAGCCTCTCCGGATAAAAGAAGTCCTCCTGTAGGATTGGAATCTGGGAATCACTTTGTTAGAGAAGCAGTGAGCCGATTATCTCTTCCTCCTGGTTCCAGAAGAGAACCCAAAGAGAAGAGGTTGTCGTGGTCCTCAGCATCCCCTCTCGTCCACGTTGATGGCACCGCGTGGAGGGATACCGTTATTTCCTCCGCTAGTCTGAATACTGGTTTGAAGAAGTCCGACCTCAATGGGAGCACCTCCGCCTCCGCGGAGACTCCGGAACCTCCGGAAAAATTATCCGCTTACAATCTGGCTCCCGCAAGGTCCGGAGGTCCGAGACGTTTCATGAGCGAGGagatgaaaagaaaaacgGCAAACCTGGAAAGGGCCTTACGTCACGAGCCCAACACCCTCAAATCGCGACGATACGTCAGATCAAAGACCCAGCCTGTTCATCCATTGACGTCATCGAGCGAAGAAAACGACGGCGATGACGTCAGTGAATCGCGCGCAATGACACGATCGACAAGCATGCCTCCCGAGGAGTTTTCTAGG CAGGAGCTACACGTCACCGTACCTGGTCTTACATCAAGGTTCAAAAAACCTGTTTTGTCCAACAGAAGACTTCCGTCTCGGTGGAAAAAGaatgaatga
- the LOC143446685 gene encoding uncharacterized protein LOC143446685, translated as MDTLSMETKFVLLESTLSIATCIVLYIAIALSCHACRYKTAEPRSQSVESLRARRNLPSTSHQVDGIVANVAVNSNRSVALRRLIVASAWLVVVKCLLEQLNLLSTTIDIGFLIGCDIIIRINVILYTIPLTTEYVFLWVRQRVIYLHPIIYHRTTKCTKAASWMVLVVLVIGQVATLTLFMVNEQYDDVSVVNVTNSFCEARSAVVFPYAIPWIVLAAFTLSFQIIFLALFGKPLVTRSNTIQHVISARGRPKRNIYPLLKRVFVASGACFITDMIMIAGTLAAQDVVIVSVILDINLVIKIICLLLTYPDWVKRLFPCLFASNDTPTTSRRNTRSKAGISSSRSPISSISTNVETLDDC; from the coding sequence ATGGACACTCTGTCTATGGAAAcgaaatttgttttgcttgaAAGCACGCTCAGCATCGCCACCTGCATCGTGCTATACATCGCCATCGCGTTATCCTGCCACGCATGCAGGTACAAAACAGCGGAACCCAGGAGCCAAAGCGTCGAATCGCTGAGAGCTCGGAGAAACTTGCCGTCAACATCCCATCAAGTTGATGGAATCGTTGCAAATGTTGCCGTCAACAGCAACAGATCTGTTGCATTGCGTCGACTGATTGTCGCTTCAGCTTGGCTCGTTGTGGTTAAATGTCTCCTGGAACAACTTAATCTACTCAGCACCACGATTGATATCGGCTTCCTGATCggttgtgacatcataatacgGATCAACGTAATTCTGTACACGATCCCGCTAACGACGGAGTACGTCTTCCTCTGGGTGAGGCAAAGAGTCATCTACCTCCATCCCATCATCTACCACAGAACAACGAAGTGCACTAAAGCAGCGAGTTGGATGGTCCTGGTTGTCCTCGTCATCGGCCAGGTCGCCACTCTCACGCTCTTTATGGTAAATGAGCAATACGATGACGTCAGCGTTGTCAACGTTACCAACAGCTTCTGCGAGGCGAGGTCCGCTGTGGTGTTCCCTTACGCGATCCCGTGGATAGTTTTGGCTGCTTTCACTCTTTCGTTCCAGATCATCTTTCTCGCCTTGTTTGGAAAACCGCTGGTAACCCGTAGCAACACCATCCAACACGTGATAAGCGCGAGGGGTCGGCCGAAGAGGAACATTTATCCTCTTCTCAAGCGAGTCTTCGTTGCATCGGGAGCGTGTTTCATCACAGACATGATAATGATCGCCGGAACACTGGCCGCACAAGATGTTGTGATAGTCAGCGTCATCCTGGACATAAATCTTGTCATCAAGATCATCTGTCTCCTCCTCACCTATCCGGACTGGGTGAAAAGACTCTTCCCGTGTCTCTTCGCATCCAACGATACTCCGACTACCTCAAGACGCAACACAAGATCCAAAGCAGGAATTAGCTCCTCAAGGAGTCCGATATCTTCAATCTCGACCAACGTGGAAACTCTTGATGATTGTTGA
- the LOC143446684 gene encoding uncharacterized protein LOC143446684 isoform X2, whose translation MKDTESVSPIMTPERLEHDDVHDEEPRERSRGRRRTAREIAHMFEQLKQRHMARKQEWQQEKEELLRQAAVGEDSKRILSDLKVILEDLRVELRSEENKRRNAEEEHIRGRKEWEAEEMRLIKIINNLEAQIRGDLKSDKHLADEIELLKSRLIDRERDLESYQKLNSEMQDQMRDQQQDFDKEKQNLMEKHEGERRNWTRARQVMLDKIESLTAQKNLSRSSSFPLHGSHIASPLSDDQSASVTSLVTSGRTSREDRNETENQSCAGSSTYNNFQRTVDQALKQIEKISQDLNTTEVEKTTEPPKKQLPAPGINPTLNKSPSPSTHTRTRSVSLDHSHMSRVRAGSGRFSHSPVDSDLRRSSASNYSGQHRKPTSREASSESSLPKSSQKKSRLASGVYAPSKAAAPGVESPLASSSNSCSLPMFTESGTDSSPSNLQGIHDGEVKSPVTKILSPPKQVKKRSFVKVEKCYRKLPEPTSIKQSVPAKKLPNLHQKLLFRESTKPVSSKISEKVSVATDAKIPDIVVKTDDTDPSMENKMLKLHTSYFSPNKGYVKGLGKTKPSPRPEAQTESLNQTKRQSPTAKNFVTEQSSSTPAAKTVDVNRSARGRDKNTSCHHDFVDPEVEQESFQNQEIEVPPPVRPKPSVTIEKDAKGNLLRVITDPRYQRQHSPSVERNAGQGKARRRSSGGNRDLSPLVPLTTVTHADVPKSSSVRTTESRGCEKPPGKESLGARGKSWIKKTLSFLDPPAKDVRELGKEESFTKHGKRETRSRSKNRSSSLRRGEERRKLLIVTSSDESDDTKSKEKPRWRDAKNDQNGKDFRSEGRSRTKKYSRSKTDNPREIKSLLLKFRSSHFNPKKPVVLRQFERKLLENEVRTLEDDGKELENGSKKHPAKADERMITKRKDCNEDDGYSGEDELDDHRKTEKSKEKKVVTKASVTLTRTPSIPSLQERNPLKVSSKPRHYKSLVDLRYSSCFKDAVEEEEFEKPSKAMQLSPIESLPESLPRRSPHQYIRTTLPAYKSQSSGGTSPGSASPDKRSPPVGLESGNHFVREAVSRLSLPPGSRREPKEKRLSWSSASPLVHVDGTAWRDTVISSASLNTGLKKSDLNGSTSASAETPEPPEKLSAYNLAPARSGGPRRFMSEEMKRKTANLERALRHEPNTLKSRRYVRSKTQPVHPLTSSSEENDGDDVSESRAMTRSTSMPPEEFSRELHVTVPGLTSRFKKPVLSNRRLPSRWKKNE comes from the exons ATGAAAGACACAGAAAGCGTAAGTCCAATTATGACACCAGAAAGGTTAGAGCATGATGACGTACACGATGAAGAACCACGTGAAAG ATCTCGCGGTAGACGGAGAACAGCGCGAGAGATCGCGCACATGTTCGAGCAGCTCAAGCAGAGACATATGGCTCGGAAGCAGGAGTGGCAGCAGGAGAAGGAGGAGCTTCTCAGGCAAGCAGCAGTG GGTGAGGATAGCAAGCGGATTTTGTCTGATTTGAAGGTTATTTTGGAGGATTTGCGGGTGGAGCTCCGCAGTGAGGAAAACAAAAGGCGGAACGCGGAGGAGGAGCACATCCGGGGAAGAAAGGAGTGGGAAGCGGAAGAGATGagattaataaaaattataaacaat ctTGAAGCACAAATACGCGGAGACTTAAAAAGCGATAAACATCTCGCGGACGAGATCGAATTGTTAAAATCTCGACTCATCGATCGCGAACGCGACTTGGAAAGTTATCAGAAGTTGAACTCCGAGATGCAGGATCAGATGCGAGATCAGCAGCAGGATTTCGACAAAGAGAAGCAAAACCTGATGGAAAAACACGAAGGCGAACGAAGAAACTGGACCAGGGCAAGACAAGTCATGCTGGATAAGATCGAATCG CTGACAGCGCAAAAGAATCTTTCGCGTTCAAGTTCTTTTCCACTGCATGGGAGCCATATTGCGTCACCGCTATCTGATGACCAATCGGCGAGTGTAACGTCACTGGTCACAAGCGGGCGAACATCAAGGGAGGACCGA AATGAGACTGAAAATCAATCGTGCGCCGGTTCATCGACTTACAACAACTTCCAGAGAACCGTGGACCAG GCTCTAAAGCAAATCGAAAAAATTAGCCAAGACTTAAACACCACCGAAGTTGAAAAAACCACCGAACCACCGAAAAAACAACTCCCAGCTCCAGGGATTAACCCGACCTTGAACAAATCGCCTTCTCCATCCACTCACACCAGAACGCGTTCTGTATCCCTGGATCACTCCCACATGAGTCGCGTGAGAGCTGGAAGTGGACGATTTTCACACTCTCCTGTCGATTCTGATCTGCGACGGTCATCTGCGTCGAACTACTCAGGCCAGCATCGAAAACCTACCAGCCGGGAAGCCTCAAGCGAGTCAAGTTTACCGAAGAGTAGCCAGAAGAAATCGCGACTGGCATCTGGCGTTTATGCGCCATCAAAGGCGGCCGCGCCTGGTGTTGAAAGTCCATTGGCATCATCATCGAACAGCTGTAGTTTGCCGATGTTCACAGAAAGCGGAACAGACTCGTCACCTTCAAACCTCCAAGGTATTCACGATGGTGAAGTCAAATCTCCGGTTACCAAGATTCTTTCTCCTCCAAAACAAGTCAAGAAGAGATCTTTTGTCAAAGTGGAGAAGTGCTATAGAAAGTTACCTGAGCCAACGTCCATAAAACAATCTGTTCCGGCCAAGAAACTCCCCAATCTGCATCAGAAACTCTTGTTCAGAGAATCGACGAAACCTGTCAGCAGTAAGATTAGCGAGAAAGTTTCTGTTGCCACGGATGCGAAGATACCTGATATAGTTGTCAAGACAGATGACACAGATCCAAGCATGGAGaataaaatgttaaagctCCATACTTCGTACTTCAGTCCCAATAAGGGCTACGTCAAAGGACTTGGAAAAACAAAGCCATCACCTCGGCCTGAAGCTCAAACAGAATCTCTAAATCAAACCAAGCGCCAATCTCCGACGGCAAAAAACTTTGTGACAGAACAATCTTCTTCGACGCCTGCAGCTAAAACAGTTGACGTTAATCGCTCAGCCAGAGGACGAGATAAAAACACAAGTTGTCACCACGACTTTGTTGATCCGGAAGTAGAACAGGAGTCATTCCAAAACCAGGAAATAGAAGTTCCTCCACCGGTTCGCCCGAAACCTAGCGTAACCATTGAGAAAGACGCCAAAGGAAACCTACTGCGAGTAATCACCGACCCGAGGTATCAGCGCCAGCACTCACCGTCTGTGGAGAGAAACGCTGGACAGGGAAAAGCGCGACGAAGATCTAGCGGAGGAAATCGGGATCTCTCTCCTCTTGTTCCTCTCACAACTGTCACTCACGCTGATGTCCCTAAATCTTCATCTGTGCGAACCACGGAAAGTCGTGGATGCGAAAAACCTCCTGGTAAAGAAAGTCTTGGAGCAAGAGGAAAGAGCTGGATCAAGAAAACGCTTTCCTTCCTGGATCCTCCTGCGAAAGATGTCAGGGAGTTGGGGAAAGAAGAGTCATTCACCAAACATGGGAAACGAGAAACAAGATCTAGAAGCAAGAATCGATCCTCATCCTTGCGAAGAGGTGAGGAGAGAAGAAAGTtattgattgtgacgtcatctgacGAAAGTGACGACACAAAGAGCAAGGAGAAGCCAAGGTGGCGAGATGCTAAAAATGATCAGAATGGAAAGGATTTTAGATCAGAGGGAAGATCGAGAACTAAGAAATACTCCAGGAGCAAAACAGACAATCCCCGCGAGATTAAGAGCCTGCTCTTGAAGTTCCGATCTTCACATTTCAATCCGAAGAAACCGGTGGTTTTAAGACAATTTGAGCGGAAGTTGCTGGAAAATGAAGTCCGTACTCTGGAAGATGACGGGAAGGAACTAGAGAACGGATCAAAGAAGCATCCAGCCAAGGCTGATGAGAGAATGATTACAAAGAGGAAAGATTGCAATGAGGATGATGGTTACAGCGGTGAAGACGAGCTGGATGACCATcgtaaaactgaaaaaagcaAGGAAAAGAAAGTCGTCACAAAGGCCTCTGTTACATTGACCAGAACTCCGTCTATACCGTCACTGCAGGAGAGAAATCCTCTGAAAGTTTCATCAAAACCACGACATTATAAAAGTTTAGTTGATCTACGGTATTCAAGCTGTTTCAAAGATGCTGTAGAAGAGGAAGAATTTGAAAAGCCATCCAAAGCGATGCAATTATCTCCTATTGAATCACTTCCGGAATCTTTACCGCGTAGATCCCCGCATCAATACATTCGAACCACGCTCCCCGCGTACAAGTCACAAAGCTCGGGTGGAACCAGCCCCGGTTCAGCCTCTCCGGATAAAAGAAGTCCTCCTGTAGGATTGGAATCTGGGAATCACTTTGTTAGAGAAGCAGTGAGCCGATTATCTCTTCCTCCTGGTTCCAGAAGAGAACCCAAAGAGAAGAGGTTGTCGTGGTCCTCAGCATCCCCTCTCGTCCACGTTGATGGCACCGCGTGGAGGGATACCGTTATTTCCTCCGCTAGTCTGAATACTGGTTTGAAGAAGTCCGACCTCAATGGGAGCACCTCCGCCTCCGCGGAGACTCCGGAACCTCCGGAAAAATTATCCGCTTACAATCTGGCTCCCGCAAGGTCCGGAGGTCCGAGACGTTTCATGAGCGAGGagatgaaaagaaaaacgGCAAACCTGGAAAGGGCCTTACGTCACGAGCCCAACACCCTCAAATCGCGACGATACGTCAGATCAAAGACCCAGCCTGTTCATCCATTGACGTCATCGAGCGAAGAAAACGACGGCGATGACGTCAGTGAATCGCGCGCAATGACACGATCGACAAGCATGCCTCCCGAGGAGTTTTCTAGG GAGCTACACGTCACCGTACCTGGTCTTACATCAAGGTTCAAAAAACCTGTTTTGTCCAACAGAAGACTTCCGTCTCGGTGGAAAAAGaatgaatga